ATGCTTACTATTTAAACATAATTTACAGCTCCATAATAATTTTTAATTCTATTTTTTTAAAGTTATAACTACCTTAAATAAATCTCCATCAGTACTAATATTAAAACTTCCGCCTTGAAGCTCAACAAAACTCTTTGCTATTGCAAGCCCTAATCCACTACCTTCTGTGTTTCTAGATTTATCTCCTCTTACAAACCTTTCAACTAAATCTTCTACATCAAAATTAATTTCTTCTGCCGTCATATTTTTAAAACTTATTTTTACAACGTCATATTCACTTGTTATATCAATATAAACTCTAGAGTACTCCATTGCGTACTTACTTATATTTATTAAAAGATTTTCAAATACTCTAAATGTTCTTTGACTATCCAATTTCAATATTAATTTTTCTTCTGAGAAATTTGTTCTTATTTTTAAATTTGAAGCTTTTATTTTATCGTCCACTTCTACTAATGTCTGTTTCATCAAAGATACTACATCTACATCTATAATATTTAAATTTACATTACCGCTATTGACTTTGCTAACCTCAAATAAATCTTCTATCAAAACTCTTAATCTTTCAGATTTTCTATCCAATGTATCTATATATATTTTTCGTTTTTCTTCTGTTAAATTTTCATCTTTTAATAAGTCAACATAAGTTATTATAGATGTTAATGGAGTTTTCAAATCATGACTTACATTAGAAATCAATTCTGTCTTCATTTTCTGACTCTTAACTTCTTCATCTACAGCTTTTTTAAATCCTATTTGAATATTATCTATCTCATTTTTTAATACATTAAAAGTTCCTAAATCATCATTTAATTTTGTACCTAAGTTTCCATTTGCTATCTCTTTAGTTATATTTAGTAATTTATTGTAATCTCTATTTATAGAAAGATACTTCTTCTTTATAATAAAGTATAAAACTAAAGTATATATAGGAACTAATATCAATCCAAAAAACCAAGTACAGGAAATTAAGCTCACTACAATTAAATTAATAATTAATAAAGATACTATTTTCTTTTTATTATTTCTTCCTAACTCTATGTCAAACATCCATTTTTTTGTTTTTCTTAATTTCTTACGTATATATTTTGTACCTTTATAAATCAATGAATGGTCTTTTAAGTATGTTGTATGTTTAGTTTTTATAATGTGTTTTAATAAAATTACCCCTGTAAACATTACAGTAAATAAAACTATCCAGTAAATCAAGTTAATTAAATAATTAATTATATTATTCATATCAGTTGTAAATTGTAATTGAGTAAAACTTATTATTGATTTATTCATTACTGTTTTTATTATAAGTAAATCAGATGCTAAGTAGGCATAGGTAAATGATAGGTAAACCAAATATGCAACTACTTCTACTGGTATTTTTGTTATTTTTTCAAATATTTTTAACTCTTTGATTTCCTTATATGGAATAATTAGTGCAACCAAAATAACAAATGTTATTCCTATATTTATAAAAGCCCTAGAAGCCATAGTGTATGAATGCTCTTGCTCACTTATTTTTTTATAATGTATATTATCCAGATATTTTAAATCTTCAGGTACTCCATATATAAACTTCATATTTTTTATAGGTTTTAATTCATAAATATCTTCTCCTACATATCCAGAAAGTTTTTTATTTTGGTTTAAATTAGATTCGATAGTTCTTTCATCTGCTCCATGTAGCTTACTAATCTTCATATTTCCTTTATCATCAAAGTCAATAGATATATAAAAATCATATTTATCTTTTAAGTTTTCTTGTGCATTTTTTTCATTACTATCTAGTAAATCTAAATTTCCACTTGGACTTTTTTTAGTTAAATTTTTAGACTTATCTACAACATAATAATCTAAATTTCTTAAATTTGTATTTAAATTTTCAGTAAAATCATTTATCTCACTATTAAAGGTATCTCTGGTTTCCTTTTTATATTCATCATCATTAGTATCTACACCAGGCTTTAGCTCTAACATAAGATCTGATGGTCTTGTTTTCTCATTATTTTCATCATAAATTTTATAGTAAAGTCCATATGTAGATTCTATTAACTCTCTTGAGAAATCATTATTATCTTCATATATATTATATCCAAAATGATTACTATACTTTTTTATACTTTGATAAGATAATACCATTCCTATTGACGCTATTAATATTGTCATTACAATTATTAATTTTACATATAGTTTATTGTTTTTCAATTTTGTATCCAACGCCCCACACCACCTTCAAATATTTTGGATTTTTAGGGTTCATTTCTATTTTTTCCCTTATATTCCTTACATGTACCATTATTGTATCTGTATTTACAGCTCTTTCTTTCCATACTTTCTCATATATTTCATCTGCTGAAAATACCCTTCCTGGGTTTTTCATAAGCAAAGTAAGTATTTTAAACTCTATAGGAGTTGTTTTTACAAAGTTTCCATCAACACAAACTTCCTTTGTATTTATATTAAGTTCTAAACCACCTATAGTATGTATATTTTCATTTGGTATATTTTTTTCAACTAAATTTAAAAACTTTCTGTACCTTCTAAGTTGAGAATTCACTCTAGCTAAAAGCTCTAAAGGTTTAAAAGGTTTTTCAATATAGTCATCAGCTCCTATATTTAATCCTGTTATTTTATCAATTTCTTCAGATTTTGCAGATAACATTATGACTGGAAAATCATGATTTTCTCTTAATTTCATGGTAAACTCGATTCCGTCCATTTTAGGCATCATTATATCTACTATACTTAAATGAATAGTTTCTTTTTCTAATATGCATAATCCTTCAACCCCATTATTTGCAATAAATACATTATATCCTTGATTGTTTAAATAAGCTTTTACTGCATAAGCTATATCCTGTTCATCTTCTACAACTAAAATATTAAAATTCATTATTTCTACCCCACTTTATTATTTTTCTATATATATAATATCATAAGGTATTTTTTAATTTAACCAACTTCTTAAAACCTCCTTCATTATCTTTATCGTAATTATATAATAACTTTAAATTTTTAAGATAATCAGTATATAAATCTAAAGATTTTCTAAAGGTTTAACTTAAACTTTATTATTTAAATAATATAATAAAAAAAGCTGAAA
The nucleotide sequence above comes from Paraclostridium bifermentans. Encoded proteins:
- a CDS encoding HAMP domain-containing sensor histidine kinase, with amino-acid sequence MDTKLKNNKLYVKLIIVMTILIASIGMVLSYQSIKKYSNHFGYNIYEDNNDFSRELIESTYGLYYKIYDENNEKTRPSDLMLELKPGVDTNDDEYKKETRDTFNSEINDFTENLNTNLRNLDYYVVDKSKNLTKKSPSGNLDLLDSNEKNAQENLKDKYDFYISIDFDDKGNMKISKLHGADERTIESNLNQNKKLSGYVGEDIYELKPIKNMKFIYGVPEDLKYLDNIHYKKISEQEHSYTMASRAFINIGITFVILVALIIPYKEIKELKIFEKITKIPVEVVAYLVYLSFTYAYLASDLLIIKTVMNKSIISFTQLQFTTDMNNIINYLINLIYWIVLFTVMFTGVILLKHIIKTKHTTYLKDHSLIYKGTKYIRKKLRKTKKWMFDIELGRNNKKKIVSLLIINLIVVSLISCTWFFGLILVPIYTLVLYFIIKKKYLSINRDYNKLLNITKEIANGNLGTKLNDDLGTFNVLKNEIDNIQIGFKKAVDEEVKSQKMKTELISNVSHDLKTPLTSIITYVDLLKDENLTEEKRKIYIDTLDRKSERLRVLIEDLFEVSKVNSGNVNLNIIDVDVVSLMKQTLVEVDDKIKASNLKIRTNFSEEKLILKLDSQRTFRVFENLLINISKYAMEYSRVYIDITSEYDVVKISFKNMTAEEINFDVEDLVERFVRGDKSRNTEGSGLGLAIAKSFVELQGGSFNISTDGDLFKVVITLKK
- a CDS encoding response regulator transcription factor is translated as MNFNILVVEDEQDIAYAVKAYLNNQGYNVFIANNGVEGLCILEKETIHLSIVDIMMPKMDGIEFTMKLRENHDFPVIMLSAKSEEIDKITGLNIGADDYIEKPFKPLELLARVNSQLRRYRKFLNLVEKNIPNENIHTIGGLELNINTKEVCVDGNFVKTTPIEFKILTLLMKNPGRVFSADEIYEKVWKERAVNTDTIMVHVRNIREKIEMNPKNPKYLKVVWGVGYKIEKQ